In one Cytobacillus sp. IB215665 genomic region, the following are encoded:
- the parC gene encoding DNA topoisomerase IV subunit A, giving the protein MSQIETIRELPLADVLGDRFGRYSKYIIQERALPDARDGLKPVQRRILYSMYVEGNTADKAFRKSAKTVGNVIGNYHPHGDTSVYDAMVRMTQDWKLRNLLVEMHGNNGSIDGDPPAAMRYTEARLSSIASELLRDIDKNTVEFIPNFDETSKEPVVLPAMFPNLLVNGSTGISAGYATEIPPHHLGEVIDGVIMRIDRPNCTIDDLMTVIKGPDLPTGGIIQGVEGIKKAYQTGKGKMIIRGKTSIESIRGGRQQIVVTEIPYEVNKANLVKKIDDLRLDRKVEGISEVRDETDRTGLRIVIELKKDADAQGVLNYLLKNTDLQIPYSFNMVAIHQKRPKLMGLAEMLDAYIRHQAEVVKNRSQYELNKAKDRHHVVEGLMKALSILDEVISTIRSSKDKKDAKINLISSFQFTEPQAEAIVTLQLYRLTNTDITQLEQEAAELLEKIAELTAILTSEKRLFTVIKKDLRKLRKKYADNRRSIIEAEIEDLKINLEVMVAPEDVIVTVTKDGYVKRTSLRSYSASNGQDFAMKESDRLLGKYEINTTDVLLIFTNKGNYLYCPVHELPDIRWKDLGQHIANIVNIDRDEQIIKAIPIKEFKASQFLLFVTKNGMVKRTILDQYKATRYSRALVAINLKDNDEVIDVEMTDGTNDIFLATYFGYGLWFHENEVNVVGARAAGVKGINLKDGDYVVSGIIAQQEQQPDLVAITHRGAIKRMKLTGFEKTSRAKRGVVMLRELKNNPHRLVGVVFVTQNDGVFFQTENDVIHSVDPITLRPTDRYSNGSFIIDVQDAGQVSEIWKENNKE; this is encoded by the coding sequence ATGTCACAAATAGAAACAATTCGAGAATTACCACTAGCAGATGTTCTCGGCGACCGCTTTGGTAGATATAGTAAGTACATTATTCAGGAACGTGCGTTACCTGATGCTAGGGATGGGCTGAAGCCAGTACAAAGACGTATATTGTATTCTATGTATGTTGAAGGAAATACAGCTGACAAAGCCTTTCGTAAATCAGCAAAAACTGTAGGTAACGTGATTGGTAATTACCATCCACATGGTGATACATCAGTCTATGATGCTATGGTGCGAATGACGCAAGATTGGAAGCTGCGTAATTTGTTGGTTGAAATGCACGGGAATAATGGAAGTATTGATGGTGACCCGCCAGCTGCTATGCGTTACACAGAGGCAAGGCTTTCATCAATTGCTTCAGAGCTGTTAAGAGATATTGATAAAAATACAGTAGAGTTCATACCGAATTTTGACGAAACGAGTAAAGAGCCAGTTGTGTTACCTGCAATGTTTCCGAACCTATTAGTGAACGGTTCCACAGGGATTTCTGCAGGGTATGCGACCGAAATTCCTCCACATCATTTAGGTGAAGTAATAGATGGTGTAATTATGCGAATTGACCGTCCAAACTGTACAATTGATGACTTAATGACAGTTATAAAAGGTCCTGACCTACCAACTGGGGGCATTATCCAAGGAGTAGAAGGGATTAAAAAAGCCTATCAAACTGGTAAAGGTAAAATGATCATTCGGGGTAAAACGTCGATTGAATCCATTAGGGGTGGTAGGCAACAAATTGTCGTAACTGAAATCCCATATGAAGTAAATAAAGCCAACTTAGTAAAGAAAATAGATGATTTACGCCTAGATCGTAAAGTCGAAGGGATTTCAGAGGTTCGTGATGAAACCGACCGAACGGGATTACGAATCGTTATAGAATTAAAGAAGGATGCAGATGCACAAGGTGTGTTAAATTATTTATTAAAGAATACGGACTTGCAAATTCCGTATAGCTTTAATATGGTAGCTATCCATCAAAAACGTCCGAAGCTAATGGGCTTAGCAGAAATGCTAGACGCGTACATTAGACACCAAGCAGAAGTGGTAAAAAACAGGTCGCAATATGAATTAAATAAAGCAAAAGATAGACATCATGTGGTGGAAGGGCTCATGAAGGCATTATCGATATTAGATGAAGTAATCTCAACCATTCGTTCATCAAAAGATAAAAAAGATGCCAAAATAAATCTCATTAGCTCGTTTCAATTTACTGAGCCGCAAGCGGAAGCAATTGTTACATTACAGCTATACCGCCTAACAAATACAGACATTACTCAACTTGAACAAGAAGCAGCAGAATTATTAGAAAAAATAGCTGAACTAACAGCAATTTTAACTAGTGAAAAAAGGTTATTTACTGTCATAAAAAAAGATTTAAGGAAGCTTCGAAAAAAATATGCCGATAACCGTCGTTCGATTATTGAAGCTGAAATAGAGGATTTAAAGATCAATTTAGAAGTGATGGTTGCACCTGAGGATGTAATTGTCACTGTTACGAAGGACGGCTATGTGAAAAGAACGAGTCTTCGTTCATATTCTGCTTCAAATGGACAAGATTTTGCTATGAAAGAATCAGACAGGCTGTTAGGAAAGTATGAAATTAATACAACTGATGTTTTGTTAATTTTCACCAACAAAGGTAATTATTTGTATTGTCCAGTCCATGAATTGCCTGATATACGCTGGAAAGACCTTGGACAACATATTGCAAATATCGTAAACATTGATCGAGATGAACAGATTATAAAAGCAATACCTATTAAAGAGTTCAAGGCCAGTCAATTTTTATTATTTGTCACAAAAAACGGTATGGTGAAGAGAACCATTTTGGACCAATATAAAGCAACACGATATTCTCGAGCATTAGTAGCAATTAATTTAAAAGATAATGATGAAGTCATTGATGTTGAAATGACAGATGGGACTAATGATATTTTTCTAGCAACCTACTTTGGATATGGCTTATGGTTTCATGAAAATGAAGTAAATGTTGTTGGAGCGCGTGCGGCAGGAGTGAAGGGAATCAATTTAAAAGATGGCGATTATGTCGTAAGTGGAATCATAGCTCAACAGGAACAGCAGCCTGATCTAGTAGCGATAACACATCGCGGTGCAATTAAAAGAATGAAATTGACAGGGTTTGAAAAAACATCTCGTGCAAAACGTGGTGTAGTTATGTTACGTGAACTAAAAAATAACCCTCATCGTTTAGTTGGTGTTGTTTTTGTTACTCAAAATGACGGAGTATTTTTCCAAACTGAAAATGATGTGATTCATTCTGTTGATCCTATCACCCTTAGACCAACCGATCGATATAGCAATGGTTCATTTATTATAGATGTACAAGATGCAGGTCAAGTGAGTGAGATATGGAAGGAAAATAACAAGGAATAA
- the parE gene encoding DNA topoisomerase IV subunit B, giving the protein MSKQSFEYNDEAIQVLEGLEAVRKRPGMYIGSTDTRGLHHLVYEIVDNSVDEALAGYGNHIKVTIHKNQSISVVDKGRGMPVGMHKSGKPTPEVIHTVLHAGGKFGQGGYKTSGGLHGVGASVVNALSEWLTVTIRRDGNVYEQKFEHGGSVVSALENKGRTNQTGTTTHFKPDPSIFSTITYNFNTLCERLRESAFLLKGLKIELIDERHNEHEIFHYENGIEAFVQYLNEEKDTLHPVIAFEGEQNDIAVEYSFQFNDGFSENILSFVNNVRTKDGGTHESGAKTAMTRAFNEYARKVGLLKEKDKNLEGSDIREGLAAIVSVRIPEELLQFEGQTKGKLGTSDARSAVDAVITENLAYFFEENPDVSSLLVKKAVKAYQAREAARKAREEARNGKKRKKSEGTLSGKLTPAQSRNPNKNELYLVEGDSAGGSAKQGRDRRFQAVLPLRGKVINTEKAKLADIFKNEEINTIIHAVGGGVGSEFSVEDINYDKVIIMTDADTDGAHIQVLLLTFFYRYMKPLVDAGKIFIALPPLYKVSKGTGKKEVLEYAWSEDELKLAIDKIGKGYTIQRYKGLGEMNADQLWETTMNPETRTLIRVRINDAARAERRVTTLMGDKVEPRRKWIESNVAFGLEEETNILDNDNLSVVEED; this is encoded by the coding sequence TTGTCAAAGCAAAGTTTTGAATATAATGATGAAGCCATCCAGGTGTTAGAAGGACTGGAAGCTGTAAGAAAACGTCCAGGTATGTACATAGGAAGTACGGACACGCGAGGGCTACATCATTTAGTATATGAAATTGTTGATAATTCCGTAGATGAAGCTTTAGCTGGCTATGGAAACCACATAAAAGTTACGATACATAAAAATCAAAGTATTAGTGTAGTTGATAAAGGCAGAGGCATGCCAGTTGGCATGCATAAATCAGGAAAACCCACTCCTGAAGTTATACATACTGTTTTACATGCAGGTGGAAAGTTTGGACAAGGTGGTTATAAAACGAGTGGAGGGTTACATGGTGTAGGTGCATCTGTCGTTAATGCCCTTTCTGAGTGGTTAACTGTAACGATCCGTCGTGATGGAAACGTATACGAACAGAAGTTTGAACACGGAGGAAGTGTAGTTTCTGCACTTGAAAATAAAGGGCGAACGAATCAAACGGGTACAACAACTCACTTTAAGCCAGACCCAAGCATATTTAGTACAATTACATATAACTTTAATACATTGTGTGAGAGATTGCGTGAGTCAGCATTTCTGTTAAAGGGTCTAAAGATTGAGCTCATAGATGAGCGGCATAATGAGCACGAAATATTTCACTATGAGAATGGCATAGAGGCCTTCGTTCAATATTTAAACGAGGAGAAGGATACACTACACCCAGTGATAGCATTTGAAGGGGAACAAAACGACATTGCAGTTGAATATTCCTTCCAATTTAATGATGGATTTTCAGAAAACATCCTTTCATTCGTGAATAATGTAAGAACGAAGGATGGAGGAACCCATGAATCGGGTGCCAAAACAGCAATGACGCGTGCTTTTAATGAATATGCCCGCAAGGTAGGGTTGTTAAAGGAAAAAGATAAAAATCTTGAGGGATCAGATATTCGTGAAGGGCTTGCAGCCATCGTGTCTGTCAGAATTCCAGAGGAGTTACTTCAATTTGAAGGGCAAACGAAAGGGAAGTTAGGGACAAGTGATGCACGCTCAGCAGTTGATGCTGTTATAACAGAGAATTTGGCTTATTTCTTTGAGGAAAATCCTGATGTTAGTTCGTTATTAGTGAAAAAAGCTGTTAAAGCATATCAAGCTCGAGAAGCTGCTAGAAAAGCTCGAGAAGAAGCGAGGAACGGCAAGAAACGAAAGAAATCTGAGGGTACCTTAAGTGGTAAGCTTACACCAGCTCAATCGCGAAATCCAAATAAAAATGAGCTTTATTTAGTTGAAGGTGATTCTGCTGGTGGATCTGCTAAGCAAGGGAGAGATCGTCGATTTCAAGCTGTGTTGCCTTTACGTGGAAAGGTTATTAATACAGAAAAAGCTAAGCTTGCAGATATATTTAAAAATGAAGAAATTAATACAATTATACATGCTGTAGGTGGAGGAGTTGGCTCTGAGTTTTCTGTGGAGGATATTAATTATGATAAAGTAATCATCATGACTGATGCCGACACAGATGGAGCCCATATTCAAGTGCTTTTACTTACATTTTTTTATAGATACATGAAACCACTCGTTGATGCAGGTAAAATATTTATCGCTCTGCCACCATTATATAAAGTTAGTAAAGGAACTGGAAAAAAAGAAGTGTTAGAATATGCTTGGTCTGAGGACGAGCTGAAATTAGCTATAGATAAGATAGGTAAAGGGTATACAATTCAGCGCTACAAAGGGCTTGGTGAAATGAACGCTGATCAGCTTTGGGAAACAACTATGAACCCTGAAACGAGAACGCTCATTCGTGTAAGGATTAATGATGCTGCAAGAGCAGAGAGACGAGTTACAACTTTAATGGGTGATAAAGTTGAACCAAGACGTAAATGGATTGAAAGTAACGTAGCTTTTGGTTTAGAGGAAGAAACGAATATTTTAGACAATGATAACTTGTCGGTCGTGGAGGAGGATTAA
- a CDS encoding CoA-binding protein, translating into MAIEIPNREKLGEILKNSKRVAVVGLSANPEKTSYKVSKVMQDAGYEIIPVNPTVNEVLGVKAVKSLQEIEGHVDIVNVFRRSEKLYDVAKEFVEIDADVFWAQLGLINEEAYHFLNDKGYTVVMDRCIKVEYAATK; encoded by the coding sequence ATGGCAATTGAAATTCCAAATCGAGAAAAATTGGGAGAGATCTTGAAGAATAGTAAACGAGTTGCGGTTGTTGGACTATCTGCCAATCCAGAAAAAACATCGTACAAAGTTAGTAAAGTAATGCAGGATGCTGGATATGAGATCATCCCAGTCAATCCAACTGTTAATGAAGTATTAGGTGTCAAAGCAGTGAAATCTCTTCAAGAAATTGAAGGTCATGTAGACATCGTTAATGTATTTCGTCGGTCAGAGAAACTATATGACGTTGCTAAAGAATTTGTAGAAATAGATGCTGATGTTTTTTGGGCTCAACTAGGACTTATTAATGAAGAAGCATATCATTTTTTAAATGATAAAGGATATACTGTCGTTATGGATAGGTGTATTAAAGTTGAATATGCTGCTACAAAGTAA
- a CDS encoding glycosyl hydrolase family 18 protein, producing MSRLETYKEKKTKTPYIVMGLSISFIMIVSSILLYIYLLPSTESTEYFQEENDIIFEGEIISTAYVVDDAVYFPFSFIQEKIDSSIVFDENSNSIIITTSNKVLQLPSESLTYFINEEPFKLEVPALVTEAGERYINIDQILQVYPIEVDLNDETSAIIVQKHGQTLLTGVVKDTLNEHESRLRVEPSLKSKYVAELEENESIVIEKDDHSEYYFIRKKNGIAGYVKKNAISLNKPMTVNITRDLPTEQRMLIDGPINLTWEAVYSKNPDTSTLPQMNGVNVVSPTWFSLKNNEGDVTNLGSTAYSEWAKQRNYQVWAVFSNDFDPEKTHEAFKDFDTRQKIIRQLLQYSQMYELDGINIDIENVNLEDGPLVTQFVREATPYLHEAGLVVSMDVTFISESENWSKFYEREKLADVVDYMMVMAYDEHWASSPIAGSVASFPWVENNLERILEVIPNDRLILGVPLYTRIWEEKENDNGAIEVSSKAHSIEYVREWMNERNLEPAYDEKSGQYYVEYMDEKEQAMYKIWIENDYSLQKRAQIVHSYQLAGIATWARTFGNEDAWTALSDSLKHIQVTQK from the coding sequence ATGTCGAGGCTTGAAACGTATAAAGAGAAAAAAACTAAAACACCCTATATTGTAATGGGCTTAAGCATATCTTTTATTATGATAGTATCTAGTATTTTATTATATATTTATTTATTACCTTCAACAGAAAGTACTGAATACTTTCAGGAGGAAAATGACATTATTTTTGAAGGCGAGATAATATCTACTGCCTATGTTGTTGATGATGCGGTTTATTTCCCGTTTTCATTTATTCAAGAAAAGATAGATTCTTCTATTGTTTTTGATGAAAACTCGAATTCTATTATTATTACTACTAGCAATAAAGTTTTACAGCTTCCTTCAGAGTCATTAACTTATTTTATAAATGAAGAACCATTTAAGTTAGAGGTGCCAGCTTTAGTTACTGAGGCGGGTGAACGTTATATTAATATTGATCAAATATTACAAGTCTACCCAATAGAAGTGGATTTGAATGATGAAACATCCGCGATTATTGTTCAAAAACACGGTCAAACATTGTTAACAGGTGTTGTAAAAGATACATTAAATGAGCATGAATCAAGATTGAGGGTAGAGCCATCTCTTAAGTCAAAATACGTTGCGGAGTTAGAAGAGAATGAATCTATTGTAATTGAAAAAGATGACCATAGTGAATATTACTTCATCAGAAAGAAAAACGGGATTGCAGGGTATGTTAAAAAGAATGCGATAAGTTTAAACAAACCAATGACGGTTAATATCACGAGAGATTTACCCACAGAACAAAGAATGTTAATAGATGGGCCTATAAATTTAACATGGGAAGCTGTGTACTCAAAAAATCCTGATACATCAACACTGCCACAAATGAACGGTGTAAATGTAGTTTCTCCGACTTGGTTTTCATTGAAAAATAATGAGGGAGATGTTACGAATTTGGGATCTACAGCATATTCCGAATGGGCTAAACAACGTAATTATCAAGTTTGGGCTGTATTTTCTAACGATTTTGATCCTGAAAAAACCCATGAAGCATTTAAAGATTTTGATACAAGACAAAAAATTATTCGCCAATTACTTCAATATAGTCAAATGTATGAGCTAGATGGGATCAACATTGACATTGAAAATGTCAATTTGGAAGATGGACCTCTCGTCACACAATTTGTAAGAGAAGCAACACCTTACTTGCATGAAGCAGGGTTAGTTGTAAGCATGGATGTAACTTTTATATCTGAAAGTGAGAATTGGTCTAAGTTTTATGAAAGAGAAAAGCTAGCCGATGTTGTCGATTATATGATGGTTATGGCGTATGATGAACACTGGGCATCGTCACCTATTGCAGGTAGTGTAGCTAGCTTCCCTTGGGTGGAAAATAATCTAGAAAGAATACTAGAAGTGATTCCTAACGACAGATTAATATTAGGTGTCCCGCTATATACACGAATATGGGAAGAGAAAGAGAATGATAATGGTGCTATAGAAGTATCTTCAAAGGCGCATTCTATTGAATATGTTCGTGAGTGGATGAATGAACGTAATCTCGAACCAGCATATGACGAAAAATCTGGACAATACTACGTCGAATATATGGATGAAAAAGAACAAGCGATGTATAAAATTTGGATTGAGAATGACTATTCATTACAAAAGAGAGCTCAAATTGTACATTCGTATCAGCTGGCTGGTATAGCTACTTGGGCTAGAACGTTTGGTAATGAAGATGCCTGGACAGCCCTTTCTGACTCGTTAAAACATATCCAAGTCACACAAAAGTAA
- the plsY gene encoding glycerol-3-phosphate 1-O-acyltransferase PlsY encodes MSEVMIILIAYLLGSIPFGLIVGKIGYNIDIRDHGSGNLGGTNTFRVLGKKAGIIVTLGDILKGTLAALLPLLIEVDIHPLIIGLFASVGHMFPIFAKFKGGKAVATSGGVLLGYQPLTFLFAVIVFFLLLIMTRYVSLSSMLAGILTVFYSLYTKDVPLIIVVSVLSIFIIYRHRANIQRLINKTEPKAKLW; translated from the coding sequence ATGTCAGAAGTAATGATTATATTAATTGCATATCTATTAGGTTCCATCCCATTTGGGCTTATAGTTGGAAAAATAGGGTATAATATAGACATACGTGATCATGGGAGTGGAAATTTAGGTGGTACTAACACCTTTCGTGTATTGGGGAAAAAAGCAGGGATAATTGTAACTCTGGGTGATATTTTAAAAGGAACGTTAGCTGCACTACTGCCTTTGCTCATTGAAGTTGATATTCACCCATTAATAATCGGATTATTTGCATCAGTAGGTCATATGTTTCCAATATTTGCAAAGTTTAAAGGTGGTAAAGCAGTAGCGACATCGGGTGGTGTTCTGCTAGGTTATCAGCCGTTAACTTTCTTGTTCGCTGTAATCGTATTCTTTCTTCTTTTAATTATGACAAGATATGTTTCACTCTCTTCTATGCTTGCAGGTATTCTTACAGTCTTTTATAGCTTATATACAAAAGATGTGCCGTTAATTATCGTAGTTAGTGTTTTATCAATATTTATTATTTATCGCCATAGAGCTAATATACAACGACTAATTAATAAAACAGAACCGAAAGCAAAATTATGGTAA
- a CDS encoding CapA family protein has product MMNRKILFVSLGTTVAVCISVFSWFSLTSINTQSVQVVVKAHHNKTHHLSPKNFTTSLTIGAVGDILLHSTVYNDAKTADGYNFTPMMSNVFPLLTKPDITFANQESMIGGKELGISTYPRFNSPYNIADTIKAAGVDIVSIANNHTLDRGERAILNATAYYDKINMAYVGGYSSNQDKKQPRILKKNKISVGFLAYTYGTNGLPIPTGKEYLVNVTNVTKMKEDINKLRAAVDVIVVSMHWGNEYERFPTIQQQELAHLIANEGVDIILGHHPHVLQPIEWIERDDSSKSIVVYSLGNFLSGQYNDYKDIGGLFEITVTKSFSGNVNEIHLDNPTFTPTYVSNQYQSNFETHILSELMSSNNDHLYEEMYNDTMEHMYQWLNEQP; this is encoded by the coding sequence ATGATGAATCGGAAAATTTTGTTCGTTTCATTAGGAACGACTGTAGCAGTTTGTATATCCGTTTTTAGTTGGTTTTCTTTAACATCTATTAATACTCAAAGCGTTCAGGTAGTTGTAAAAGCTCATCATAATAAAACTCATCACTTGTCCCCAAAAAACTTCACGACCAGCTTAACGATAGGAGCAGTTGGTGATATATTATTGCATAGTACAGTTTATAATGATGCTAAAACAGCGGATGGTTATAATTTTACACCTATGATGTCCAATGTATTTCCCCTACTAACAAAACCAGATATTACATTTGCCAACCAAGAATCCATGATTGGTGGTAAAGAGTTAGGAATTTCAACTTACCCACGATTTAATAGCCCTTATAACATAGCTGATACCATAAAGGCTGCTGGCGTTGATATTGTTTCTATCGCAAATAACCATACGCTAGATCGTGGAGAACGTGCCATATTAAATGCTACTGCTTACTACGATAAAATCAATATGGCTTATGTTGGAGGATATAGTAGTAATCAAGACAAAAAACAACCACGTATACTTAAAAAAAATAAGATATCAGTAGGTTTTCTTGCCTATACATATGGAACAAATGGCTTACCTATACCTACAGGAAAGGAATACTTAGTTAATGTAACAAATGTGACAAAGATGAAAGAGGATATTAACAAATTGAGGGCGGCAGTAGATGTTATCGTTGTAAGTATGCATTGGGGAAATGAATATGAACGGTTCCCAACCATTCAACAGCAAGAACTTGCTCATTTAATAGCAAATGAGGGGGTAGACATTATTTTAGGTCATCATCCACATGTACTACAGCCAATTGAGTGGATCGAAAGAGATGATAGCTCGAAGAGTATAGTCGTTTATTCACTAGGTAACTTTCTGTCAGGACAATATAATGACTATAAAGATATAGGAGGATTATTTGAAATAACTGTAACGAAAAGTTTTTCAGGTAATGTAAATGAAATACACTTAGATAATCCAACATTTACTCCTACATATGTTTCGAATCAATATCAAAGTAACTTCGAAACACATATTTTAAGTGAATTAATGAGTTCCAATAATGACCATCTATATGAAGAAATGTATAATGATACAATGGAACATATGTATCAATGGCTAAATGAACAACCTTAG
- a CDS encoding thioesterase family protein, translating to MLKSKKKIEVRYAETDQMGVVNHANYLTWMEVGRTKYIQDLGFSYAAMEDDGILCPVLEAHVSYKKPIRYGEIAEITTWVEEYDGLRVVYGYEIANSENELAVCGTTKHVCVKKDSFRPISIAKYFPEWHEAYEKVKKQR from the coding sequence TTGTTAAAATCAAAGAAAAAAATAGAAGTTCGTTATGCTGAAACAGATCAAATGGGGGTTGTTAATCATGCAAATTATTTAACATGGATGGAAGTAGGCAGAACAAAGTATATTCAAGATTTGGGATTTTCTTATGCAGCAATGGAGGATGATGGAATTTTGTGTCCAGTTCTTGAAGCACATGTTTCATATAAAAAGCCAATACGGTATGGAGAAATTGCAGAAATTACAACTTGGGTTGAAGAATATGATGGGTTGAGAGTCGTGTATGGCTACGAAATTGCCAATTCCGAAAACGAGTTAGCTGTTTGTGGCACAACGAAGCATGTGTGTGTAAAAAAAGATTCTTTCCGCCCAATCAGTATAGCTAAATATTTTCCTGAATGGCATGAAGCATATGAAAAGGTAAAAAAACAACGATAA
- the tlp gene encoding small acid-soluble spore protein Tlp — protein MTNRPKPDDRSDNVEKLQDMVQNTIENIEEAHETMEFASDEEREQIEAKNQRREESITSMREEIKDEAQDRENGYK, from the coding sequence TTGACTAATAGACCAAAGCCTGATGATCGTAGTGATAATGTAGAAAAGTTACAAGATATGGTGCAAAATACGATTGAAAATATTGAGGAAGCACATGAAACGATGGAATTTGCTAGTGATGAGGAACGAGAGCAAATCGAGGCAAAAAATCAGCGTAGAGAAGAAAGCATTACATCGATGAGAGAAGAAATTAAAGATGAGGCTCAAGACCGTGAAAACGGTTATAAGTAA